The DNA region CCACCGACATGGCATTATCCACAGGTGgctgacgatacgattcacgatgcAATAGATccagatactaaacaatatgatatacatagcatgaaatacaattgatttctttttttttttaactttcaagaacaagtaaatgtaaTTCAAGTAGTAATATCAAAATAGAGTGTTTATCAAACTgccaaattccatttttcaaaaaacttttGCTTCTTCTACAAATTCTGCTTCTGTtaagtttttaaattctttataataaaaaagtaaccacatacatctataaaagtgcccagtatttGTCATGAAACTTCCAAGCTGAAATGcgttgaggagtgaggtagtttaacaaggtttgATGGGCTTCACTGACACATAGTGTCCGGGCGTTTAAGTTCATATGTCGGCTCaatgaaatactttttttttttagttaaaaacatcattttaaaaaaaaaagaattgatttggacattttttgaattGATACTGTAATCGTGCGGTGCAACAGCGTGATATAttgccaaatcgatttttttttttttctctattatttCTAAACCACTGTGTGATCACTCTTTGTTTGTGCATCATTGGAACTGTTTAGGGACCTGAAGCCTGACAACATGCTCGTATCCAACGAAGGTCACATTAAACTCACAGATTTCGGCCTTTCTAAAGTCAAGCTCGATAGAGGTTGGTAACGCTTTTAATCctgaacaaaatgtacaatattatcctttgttgtcatgtttgcTTTAATCTCTGTTAGTGACATGTGGTGAAATGTATGAACCCAATAGAAGCTTAAATGtgctacatttatttttcaaatgtcattatatatttgtatataccTTAATAAGGAGAGGTTATTTCCTtgttcttttacttttattctattttttttcctgctatTGTATATTCTGGTATAGTTGTAtgatgtagggctgggcgatatggttCAAAATTCCCATCACggtattttttctgaaaatggcgattatttttttatttcaatgaagtctgaccagaaagacaattctgtgttagattttgctgatgaaaaattccacacagttacatttattaacaaacagctgcacaatatgtgccactcctggctttttctcctctaagggacagcacgtgtgagtgagttcggTAGTGTTGCTTGttaaggggaaggtctgggttaggacacacagaaatccatctaactgtgctcctcatgatgttctgagaagtagtgacaGCAGCAAAATAAGCTATAGAACAATAATATACGGaaataggcgatattgtaattttctatattggcaaaatagaaaacttgatatatcttaagTCCAGGCCTAGTTGtatgttgcactaaaattgTACGAGTTTGAATGTGATTTACAATAAAGATTCTGAGTACTGGTGCATTTCAATTTTGAccatttttgaaacattttgttgttttaaaagatTTTAATTAGTTAAATAGTTTGTGATCGTGCACATcattgatctgtgtgtgttatCAGAGCTGAGTCTCATGGACATCCTCACTACACCATCCTTGGCTAAACCAAAAAAGGATTACTTTCGCACTCCCGGCCAAGTATTGTCCCTCATCAGCTCGCTGGGATTCGTAAGTGAATTCACTCAGATTTAGATGCGATATTGAGCTTTCTTGGTGACACACTGTTTGTTTTACAGCAAAACACGACCTCAGGAGACGTCAGGCGTCACTGCAGCGTGTCTGCTGTGTGCAGCCCCATGAGCCGCGGGAAAATCAAACCCAAAAACAAGTCTCTGGGATCCCCTGTGGTGCCCACGAAAGATCAGCAGCATTCTCCATCTCAGTTTGCATGGAAACTAGGTCTGTAACACTCAACTTTTTAGGGGGCCACAGGCTTttcactgttaaaaaaaaaaagaaagtgtcacTTCTACCAGTTAATAGCTGTAATGATTGTCtgtaattatttattgataAAAGAAACCGCTGCATTCCTGCGATTTTAAAACAACTTTTGTGTCTTCTCAGGACCAAACAATCGTTTGTTCAGCCCTTATAATCTGGCCAAAAATCTGACACCAACATTGCTGCAGAGCCGACAGAGAGCTGAGACGGTGAGCGCAGGCAGCACCACAGACACAGAGGGCGGCATTAGTCCTCtgtgggagggggaggaggtcAGTCACAGTTTAAAATGTTTGCATATAATATCCCATGAAGCTAATATATCTTCTCTCCACTGtttagtgcaggggttctcaaccttgtagttgcgagacactgggagagggtttccagatgccttcaagaaactaagaatatttttttttagcagtttCTGCAACTTCTccttcaaatttcaatgccttttcttcacattttttccacttttaagacattttcggcacttataaaccctttccaccactttttcccgcctaatgtcacatacgttgacccattatagtaacttttaacctcttttcaccatatttcatgcttattttttgccaatttaaccccattcatggtttgtcatgcccattatttgccagtttaaactacatgttcatattgacactttaaacccattttacCCCTTTCTCTGTTCGTTTGTGGACACTCTAATTTGCAGcttaaacaatttctgtggtttcacTACCTTTgctaccatttttggtcacttttaacccatttcactTCTGATTACAACAAGGATTTAAATCATGGaacaaatattaatacatttcctGGAcatcagtggatattattcagctaaataaataattgtggttatcacagattcatagaacaatggaccatcatttggCTGACTTTAtaaatgggccccaaaaatctctcccctttattcccccttatagatggccctgtctccacacgactgttcttcaatgttcatgtctgtgttcaaccaccttaaggtacagtgggggtccccggtctctggctctttcattttgggggtcgcgggctgaaaaggttgagaatcactaTTTAGGTTACTGTTTGCTCTCACGGTGTTTTACTTTTTCACTTGATTTTTCAGAAAGAAAATGAAGTCATCAATGATCAGGAAGAGAGAAAGTCCATGAAAGCATCTGTTTTTGGCCTCTCAGCCAGAATCACTAATGATGCATCAAAACCAGGCAACCATTCAGAGAGAAGCCCACAAACCACAATGGTGGACCGGCTTCAGTCAGTCAGAGGAGCTACCTCTGTGAAaagaacattttctgacctCAATGGAAGTCCAGATCTTCTGGAATCACGAGCCAAAAGGAGAATTGCAGACTGTCAAACCTTCTTCAAGATAACTGGTGAACCTGTGACCTTCCACACCGGCCTTACTGAGACTTTCTTCAACTTCGACATAGGCAAAACCAAAGACTTCACTAGGGTGATTGAGGCACAGGAGACTAAGATGGCAAAGGACTCCAGCTCTGTCGATGTGTCCAAAAGTCTGTTTTCTGAGCTACAGGAGCCTGCAGAGGACATGTTTGATGACGGAGCCAAAGAGTCCGAATCCAGTTTTGCGTCACCACCTCCCGGGCACAGCGACATCTGCAGGAGCCTGAGCCTTGACTCTGATGGCTCCCCACATGAAACCTCTCTCACTGTGGAAAGCCGGCCATCTTTCCAGCAGAATAGCTCTTCAATATTCTCTCAGAAGCAACAGGAGGAGAAGGATTCCTCCATGTGTGAAACACTTCCACACAGTTCTAGAGCTTCTTCTCATTTAGGCATCAAATCTGAGTCCCAGTGTTCCTTTTTCAAGCGCCTACCAAACCTCTCGGGCAGCTCGGCTCAGTCGCCATCCTTTCTCAAACCTAGAAACGTTGTAGCTTTCCGCAGCACATGCAGCTCCATCCACCCCTCCAACATGTCTGAAGTCTCTAGGCTTAGCATCGGCTCCACGGAGGCCATGGAGACGTCTTATCTCTGCCTGTCGAGCAATGCAACACCAGTGCAGAAGAAATCCAACTCATGTAGCTCGCTCTGTCAGGTGGGTTTTTAAGACAACAGTAATTTCCAGGCTGTATTGGCCGCatttcaataatttagcaattttctaagaaaattaTCCAGGCTGCagcattctctctctctctctctctctctctctctctctgtgtgtgtgtgtgacaactTGAAATCCCATGTATTTCTCCGTGCGTTTACCATAATGAGggctgatcagaatgattcagtgggaGCCCACTCTatttaatgtaaacagtttaattggtccacctggtctaatgtgacggagaTCAATTTTTTTGCGGCATAAAGGTTggaaaaccagaaaaaaaatccacaactGTTTTTCACCCGCTattcttctccagctcagtgcctcatcaaattcgtcatcaaagtgggaatgccTCATCAgattggagtgaggtgtttgtgctcaccctgcagtaagaaaggagcaaatcaccctctaactaacgattgaaggaatcaatgaaaataacactttgggcatgtgtatgaagcccaaatagcactttatgatgtttaaagcacagaaaagtctatttagcgtaacatggtcCCTTTAATTGCATCGATATTGAGGTTTTCACTACTAAGATGCtgaggttttttcttttgtctccatccatccattgtcTCAGTGAGCGCtaacaacaactacactagggccctataaaatccacgttaaggGAATCCCgtacggaatcacggaatcgaacaatgaaaacggaatccactgttgaacgcggaaatAGACAGAATCGGGATGAAACACCGTCACAGTGAGGGAAAGGAAATTTTTTTagggggaaatgtttccggggagcGCTCATTCGGGGCATCGCGCGCCCCCCTCCCGTCCTGGCCGCATCATACACCATTTAAACTGCCATAAAattacgcaaatcatcactgactccaaAATTAGAGCCGAGTGCcgaccagtgcccgcttaactttcatgtgtctgtgaagcttcAATCGTTTCTCGTCAAGCGCTGCGGCGCTCCGggaaaacatgatcagctttaatcagcgtCACATTCTCTGAGCgtttaaacaacatctcatcagagcttcAGAAGATTTGTgtataaagttgttctgttgttgtggacgagaccattgATGCCaaggattgtagagtctgaaacatcgtaggttattgataacttgatagcttctaatactgtgAAATtatctgacccctagtggtgaaataactgatgaatccttgtccatttatttttgtgtaatcattatggtctgaaatgatgtcatcaggattatttaaatgaagttgatcaaaacttcatcattaaacctgatcagattcagtaaaccattgatccctgaggggaaattgggtgacattaatgctgctctcatagatatttatatgacataaataattaaaaaggagcattCAGACTAATCTATGTCACtactaccttttaattgtatcttactcattattttaaattacatttttatttttgacatacattattattcaattatgggttttttatttgttagtatttattttgtttcctcacgagagttaaaaactaatattttctgaacaaattgattaatatttcttaaaaaaaatggaaaacacagaatttgggagaaaaaaaagaaattgaaatatggaaaaaaataaaacgcatatgcatttaaatgtataaaatataaagaaaaaaaaaaaatgcaattaggttttttgtcaaaatcgtgctGCCCTACTTTGAATATTCTTCTGATTCATACATATAGACTTGTAACAGCACATTTTCTTATCTCCTTCTCTCTTCAGACTCCTCAGCCCATGTCAACCTCTCACACTCCTTTCAGGACCCCAAAGAGTGTCCGTAGAGGACCCCTGCCAGTGGAGGTTGCTCCCTTACTAGGAACGCCTGACTACTTGGCTCCCGAGCTTCTCCTGGGAATCCCACATGGTAAGAGGGCGGGACTTCCTTTCATTCAGACTTTAAGTCCTTAATGCTTCCCGTGTGACAGGCTGTCTCTTATAGTTTCAGCCACTGGTCAGAGTGGTACCGGTAAGTTGGCTGTGCTGATGGTTGTGATGGGCTTGCATGTTCCAAAGCTTAGCTGCCCGTCCCACTCGGTCTCTGCTTTGCATTGGTGACCAAACGTAAAGGTGGATGGATGGTGATTAAAGGGTTCAATAAACAAGCGGGGGTTTCTGGCCTAATCATAACATTGCAGCTCATCATCCTAAATCTGTGACCTCAGCAACTGACTAAGTCCaatctgatgacatcacattaCAGTGATGTGCTTTCATTTATTGACAGTTGCACAGTGAAAATTTGAAACCTGATCAGTGCTATTCAAGTTGTTCTTGGGTTCAAGTGTTCATTTACTAATTAATTCACCTGCTGTTCAATTTCTCTCATCACTATATATAgctactaggggtgtcccgatatcgatatcggatatcggtccgatattagcctgaaaaacgaatatcgaattcaaattttcaaatttaatagttttcaatttattaaatttgttcccaattgatattttatttttattaaattagaaTACTAtgaatattatgttgaaggttaaaatatatgtaaccaactgttaataataaatggttgagtttttctcatacctactgttgctgactattgttctgtgtgtgagtaacatcacttgatcaagccttttctaacattccacactataaaataagtaataattaatttttattaaagaaaagagagagagaaaaaaatcagccaatacgcaaggctggaatatcggtatcatattgaaaatgaaaaagttgtatcgggacatccctaatagcTACTGCATTGTTACCGGTTTCATTACCTCCGCTAAGAAGGCAATATTTTCGCCCGCGTTTATCAATTTGATTTTctgcaggattacgtcaaaagtattTAACAGATTTTCACAACCTTTTAACCAAAGATGGATGTTACgcaatggaagattccattacattttggagggaatctAAATGaatttactgattctggatcagtttcaaaaatacaaaaaatcccTTTCTCTCTTTGTTTGTAATTGAACGATCTGTGTGAAGTTTGACTCCATTTATGTCGAGTTGATTTTTCAAATACCCCAggatgcccatacatttggacctactgtatctttattattgtggatagaaatttcttaaaagcaaagtgtgaatgatcaggaccactgatccagataactgccaatatctggatatttggcgcttggtgCAGGTTTGCACCAAGCTTGCACCACACATTCACAACTCTTGTGTGACGTGTGATCAGTTTCTGATAGACACAAGGACAATGaggaaaataatttttcaaCAGGAGGACACTCTCTACGTTTGGCAAATAGAACCATAGAGAGTTATTCATCATTCCATTTGTAACAAATAACATATATCAGAGAGGATCTAGAAAAGCTAGCCTTTACCTACAGGAAAGGACAGAAAGAAGAAACCACAGATGAGGTGTTAGTGTTGACATATGATGCTTTAAGGGCTAAAATGGAGCTTTAGATGAAGCATGGAAAAAATATTAGCATTCGATAAAGAttcatttttatgacttttccCTCATCAGGGGGTTAAAACTGTGTCTTCACAACAGAATGAAGCTAATATCTTATGTTCAACAGGGTGAGTGTTTTATTTGATGTTGGAGACATCCAGTCAGTGTCCCTGTGTGAGTGacactttcctggttaaataaaggtaaaaaaaaaaaatctgaaacatttattaatggCCATTCAATAGAGTTGGTGGAATTTGTTTTCGGTACAGTACATCATGCTGCCATCTCCTGTGTCAGTTACATACATACAGATAGATGTACTATGCAACATTACAAGATTTAAGTTACTTTAGGCATTCGTTTAGTGTCCGTATGGCAGTGGTGAGTTGGCGAGCATGCTGGGGGGTGTTTTGGATGGGCTACAAAACCGCCTTAGTGGGGGTTGCAGTACCTTTTCACCAACTAATGAGAGAGGGTTTGAAAAAAAGTCATTTCCGCTACTTGACTTCTGTgaaagtagaagtagaagtaaccctaaccctttttgCTGCTGATCGGATGAAATGCTGATCAAGACCAGACATTGTTATAATTCAGAAGGAAATAAGAAGAAGGGGGTGTTTCTGCCTTTGAACAGGGTTTACCCGCTTACAAACCAAAACGCCCCTTTTTGCTGAAGGTCGGATGATATTGGAGTTGGACCTGTAGCGCGTCTCAGAAAGCATGAGTGTGAAACCAAGTGTTGATAACCAAGTTTTGCTTCCTGTGTGAGTTTTTATGTCTGTGATCCTCCACCTAACGTCAGCAGCACCTGCTTCTGCCACTGCAGTCCAATAGAGTCAGTGCATGTCTAACTGGAAAACAATAAACTACTGATGGAATGATGAGTGCTGATACTGTTGATGGAGTGATGTTGTCTTTAAATGTACCCTCCTAGAGTGTATGGTGGACTGGTGGGCCCTGGGGGTGTGTCTGTTCGAGTTCCTCACCGGTGTACCACCCTTCAACGACGAGACGCCTCAGCTGGTCTTCCAGAACATTCTCAACAGAGGTGGGAAGCCTGTGGTGGATGAGGGGTGTAACTTAAGATGGCTGCTTTTGTTGAGTTAACTCTTCCACTTGTGTCAGATATTCCGTGGcctgaggatgaggaggagctGTCTGTCCATTCCAGGAATGCCATTGAAATCCTTTTGACCACAGACATGACAAAGAGGGCGGGGCTTAAGGGTGAGGAACTGACGGAATATAAATTTTTGCATATTCATGATGCTATGTAgtgaattgtattatttttaaatgttaaaattcaATTTGTAAACAAggtaatttagcaaaaaaaaaaaaaaaatttggcttAGTTTTAGACCCTGTGATCtgaaaaataatctgtgaccaAAGGAGGAAACAGACAATGAAActgagaagaagagctctcctgaaGGACCTTTACTCCCCTTTAAACAATGTGCGACTGATggtctggtggctgaagttagctaGTAATCACGGACTAGACTAGATAGAAGgacttttgggtgggagtccttcaacagtttttgatttattcgccaacttcagccaccagaacgTCAGCTACTCACTGTTTAagagagagtaaaggtcccttagcagagctcttcttctctgcttcattgtctaatACGAAACTGCAGAGTTGGATCTGTGGTCACAgttttttttcaggtcacaactgtttttatcctctttcagtAAACATAAGAGGTTTACTTTGACATATTtaacttttcttgttttttagagcagtggttctcaacaaaacatttctgaatccaaatcCTAACTTTGTTCAACTCCAGCATTTTtgttagaaaactatttaaaaacgactttagagcaaaatgatggaatgaatgagtaataacattttaaagaatctcatttctttaaacaagtggaatgaaacagtatttagttcagtggttcccaaccttttttggatcatgaccccattttgacatcaataatttctggtgaccccaaagatttagtttttactgcattttagttgaacttgaTTTATGTTTCACAAAGTAAAagagaaatacagttgtttaagattgtgttgtttaatttaattttttttaaaggatgataattaaaacatttcaaaaatctatttattttttcagaaaatacacataccttcatttcagaaacactgttttagagcaaccaaaagcatcaaaagttgtaattttgactgaaaaagctgaatgtttcactccaattgaaATTAATAGGATGTTTAGAGGCAATGTGgtcttgtgacatcatcaatctcgtgatttcaagatggtggaacacaggctctaaaaacTGTGAAGTGGTCACGTTTATAAAaggcaatacaaataaatatggtgcataataatgtattttgttaggcat from Gouania willdenowi chromosome 20, fGouWil2.1, whole genome shotgun sequence includes:
- the mastl gene encoding serine/threonine-protein kinase greatwall isoform X3 — protein: MDAEVPHCSEITEKSVEVPKPPSIEDFTVLKPISRGAFGKVYLARKKCNARLYAIKVMKKADMVDKNMMGQMKAERDALALSKSPFVVHLFYSLQTATKIYLVMEYLIGGDVKSLLHIYGYFDQDMAVRYISEVALALDYLHRHGIIHRDLKPDNMLVSNEGHIKLTDFGLSKVKLDRELSLMDILTTPSLAKPKKDYFRTPGQVLSLISSLGFQNTTSGDVRRHCSVSAVCSPMSRGKIKPKNKSLGSPVVPTKDQQHSPSQFAWKLGPNNRLFSPYNLAKNLTPTLLQSRQRAETVSAGSTTDTEGGISPLWEGEEKENEVINDQEERKSMKASVFGLSARITNDASKPGNHSERSPQTTMVDRLQSVRGATSVKRTFSDLNGSPDLLESRAKRRIADCQTFFKITGEPVTFHTGLTETFFNFDIGKTKDFTRVIEAQETKMAKDSSSVDVSKSLFSELQEPAEDMFDDGAKESESSFASPPPGHSDICRSLSLDSDGSPHETSLTVESRPSFQQNSSSIFSQKQQEEKDSSMCETLPHSSRASSHLGIKSESQCSFFKRLPNLSGSSAQSPSFLKPRNVVAFRSTCSSIHPSNMSEVSRLSIGSTEAMETSYLCLSSNATPVQKKSNSCSSLCQTPQPMSTSHTPFRTPKSVRRGPLPVEVAPLLGTPDYLAPELLLGIPHVSATGQSGTECMVDWWALGVCLFEFLTGVPPFNDETPQLVFQNILNRDIPWPEDEEELSVHSRNAIEILLTTDMTKRAGLKELKGHPLFDGLDWDNLQNQSMPFIPQPADETDTSYFEARNNAQHIAVSGFSL
- the mastl gene encoding serine/threonine-protein kinase greatwall isoform X4, which gives rise to MDAEVPHCSEITEKSVEVPKPPSIEDFTVLKPISRGAFGKVYLARKKCNARLYAIKVMKKADMVDKNMMGQMKAERDALALSKSPFVVHLFYSLQTATKIYLVMEYLIGGDVKSLLHIYGYFDQDMAVRYISEVALALDYLHRHGIIHRDLKPDNMLVSNEGHIKLTDFGLSKVKLDRELSLMDILTTPSLAKPKKDYFRTPGQVLSLISSLGFQNTTSGDVRRHCSVSAVCSPMSRGKIKPKNKSLGSPVVPTKDQQHSPSQFAWKLGPNNRLFSPYNLAKNLTPTLLQSRQRAETKENEVINDQEERKSMKASVFGLSARITNDASKPGNHSERSPQTTMVDRLQSVRGATSVKRTFSDLNGSPDLLESRAKRRIADCQTFFKITGEPVTFHTGLTETFFNFDIGKTKDFTRVIEAQETKMAKDSSSVDVSKSLFSELQEPAEDMFDDGAKESESSFASPPPGHSDICRSLSLDSDGSPHETSLTVESRPSFQQNSSSIFSQKQQEEKDSSMCETLPHSSRASSHLGIKSESQCSFFKRLPNLSGSSAQSPSFLKPRNVVAFRSTCSSIHPSNMSEVSRLSIGSTEAMETSYLCLSSNATPVQKKSNSCSSLCQTPQPMSTSHTPFRTPKSVRRGPLPVEVAPLLGTPDYLAPELLLGIPHVSATGQSGTECMVDWWALGVCLFEFLTGVPPFNDETPQLVFQNILNRDIPWPEDEEELSVHSRNAIEILLTTDMTKRAGLKELKGHPLFDGLDWDNLQNQSMPFIPQPADETDTSYFEARNNAQHIAVSGFSL
- the mastl gene encoding serine/threonine-protein kinase greatwall isoform X2 yields the protein MDAEVPHCSEITEKSVEVPKPPSIEDFTVLKPISRGAFGKVYLARKKCNARLYAIKVMKKADMVDKNMMGQMKAERDALALSKSPFVVHLFYSLQTATKIYLVMEYLIGGDVKSLLHIYGYFDQDMAVRYISEVALALDYLHRHGIIHRDLKPDNMLVSNEGHIKLTDFGLSKVKLDRELSLMDILTTPSLAKPKKDYFRTPGQVLSLISSLGFQNTTSGDVRRHCSVSAVCSPMSRGKIKPKNKSLGSPVVPTKDQQHSPSQFAWKLGPNNRLFSPYNLAKNLTPTLLQSRQRAETVSAGSTTDTEGGISPLWEGEEMALSPHDCSSMFMSVFNHLKKENEVINDQEERKSMKASVFGLSARITNDASKPGNHSERSPQTTMVDRLQSVRGATSVKRTFSDLNGSPDLLESRAKRRIADCQTFFKITGEPVTFHTGLTETFFNFDIGKTKDFTRVIEAQETKMAKDSSSVDVSKSLFSELQEPAEDMFDDGAKESESSFASPPPGHSDICRSLSLDSDGSPHETSLTVESRPSFQQNSSSIFSQKQQEEKDSSMCETLPHSSRASSHLGIKSESQCSFFKRLPNLSGSSAQSPSFLKPRNVVAFRSTCSSIHPSNMSEVSRLSIGSTEAMETSYLCLSSNATPVQKKSNSCSSLCQTPQPMSTSHTPFRTPKSVRRGPLPVEVAPLLGTPDYLAPELLLGIPHECMVDWWALGVCLFEFLTGVPPFNDETPQLVFQNILNRDIPWPEDEEELSVHSRNAIEILLTTDMTKRAGLKELKGHPLFDGLDWDNLQNQSMPFIPQPADETDTSYFEARNNAQHIAVSGFSL
- the mastl gene encoding serine/threonine-protein kinase greatwall isoform X1, with the protein product MDAEVPHCSEITEKSVEVPKPPSIEDFTVLKPISRGAFGKVYLARKKCNARLYAIKVMKKADMVDKNMMGQMKAERDALALSKSPFVVHLFYSLQTATKIYLVMEYLIGGDVKSLLHIYGYFDQDMAVRYISEVALALDYLHRHGIIHRDLKPDNMLVSNEGHIKLTDFGLSKVKLDRELSLMDILTTPSLAKPKKDYFRTPGQVLSLISSLGFQNTTSGDVRRHCSVSAVCSPMSRGKIKPKNKSLGSPVVPTKDQQHSPSQFAWKLGPNNRLFSPYNLAKNLTPTLLQSRQRAETVSAGSTTDTEGGISPLWEGEEMALSPHDCSSMFMSVFNHLKKENEVINDQEERKSMKASVFGLSARITNDASKPGNHSERSPQTTMVDRLQSVRGATSVKRTFSDLNGSPDLLESRAKRRIADCQTFFKITGEPVTFHTGLTETFFNFDIGKTKDFTRVIEAQETKMAKDSSSVDVSKSLFSELQEPAEDMFDDGAKESESSFASPPPGHSDICRSLSLDSDGSPHETSLTVESRPSFQQNSSSIFSQKQQEEKDSSMCETLPHSSRASSHLGIKSESQCSFFKRLPNLSGSSAQSPSFLKPRNVVAFRSTCSSIHPSNMSEVSRLSIGSTEAMETSYLCLSSNATPVQKKSNSCSSLCQTPQPMSTSHTPFRTPKSVRRGPLPVEVAPLLGTPDYLAPELLLGIPHVSATGQSGTECMVDWWALGVCLFEFLTGVPPFNDETPQLVFQNILNRDIPWPEDEEELSVHSRNAIEILLTTDMTKRAGLKELKGHPLFDGLDWDNLQNQSMPFIPQPADETDTSYFEARNNAQHIAVSGFSL